A DNA window from Blastocatellia bacterium contains the following coding sequences:
- the hemH gene encoding ferrochelatase, with translation MPPNAVILLNLGGPDTLSAVQPFLVNLFSDPDIFRLPLGTVVQKPLARIIARWRAPHVAEHYRRIGGGSPILAHTRAQAQRLAEKLAPVLDAAVYVGMRYWHPFIREAIDQAVQEGARRLILLPLYPQFSFTTTGSSLREVERLIEEKRLTSIERVTIRSYPDHPLYVQAVGERIVEALREFSDDELMRWGLIFSAHGVPVRFITDGDPYLAETQRSVAAVLDHLRHRPEVALAVSRAQTILSFQSKVGPLKWLEPTTVDAVKRLAEEGIENLVVVPISFVSDHVETLYELDIEVREIAHRFGIKKFVLVRALNDSDTFAEALKALVLEAISHDA, from the coding sequence ATGCCTCCGAACGCGGTCATTTTGCTCAATCTGGGGGGGCCGGATACACTGTCGGCGGTGCAGCCCTTTCTCGTGAATCTCTTCTCCGACCCGGACATCTTCCGCCTTCCTCTGGGAACGGTCGTGCAAAAGCCGCTGGCCCGAATCATTGCTCGGTGGCGAGCCCCGCATGTCGCCGAGCACTATCGAAGAATCGGAGGCGGCTCGCCGATCCTGGCTCACACGCGGGCGCAGGCACAGAGATTGGCCGAGAAGCTCGCCCCTGTTCTCGATGCTGCCGTCTACGTCGGCATGAGGTACTGGCATCCTTTTATCCGGGAGGCGATTGATCAGGCCGTGCAGGAGGGGGCTCGCCGACTCATCCTGCTACCACTCTATCCCCAGTTTTCCTTCACCACCACGGGTTCGAGCCTGCGTGAGGTCGAGCGACTCATCGAGGAGAAACGCCTGACTTCCATCGAGCGCGTGACGATACGGAGTTATCCGGATCATCCGCTCTATGTCCAGGCGGTGGGTGAGCGCATTGTGGAAGCGCTGCGCGAGTTTAGCGATGACGAACTGATGCGCTGGGGTCTAATTTTCAGCGCTCACGGTGTGCCCGTTCGGTTCATCACCGATGGCGATCCGTATCTCGCGGAGACGCAACGATCGGTGGCAGCGGTGCTCGATCATCTGCGGCATCGGCCAGAGGTTGCCCTGGCGGTGAGCCGCGCTCAGACCATTCTTTCTTTCCAGAGCAAGGTAGGTCCGCTGAAATGGCTGGAACCCACGACGGTGGACGCCGTGAAGCGCCTCGCCGAGGAGGGTATTGAGAACCTTGTCGTCGTTCCCATCAGTTTTGTCTCGGATCACGTTGAAACGCTTTATGAGCTGGACATCGAAGTGAGAGAAATCGCGCATCGCTTCGGGATCAAAAAGTTCGTCCTCGTGCGGGCGCTCAACGACTCCGACACCTTCGCCGAAGCGCTCAAGGCACTTGTTCTCGAAGCCATCAGCCATGATGCCTGA
- the hemG gene encoding protoporphyrinogen oxidase: MMPEVVIIGAGISGLTVGFFLKKAGWAPLILEADAEVGGTMKSRLIDGFLVEYGPNSALETTPLFRQLFEETGISSEVTYANPAASRRYILRDGRLHPLPLHPLAFLRSSLWSFRGKVRVLMEPFQPRGQVEESVAQFVRRRLGQELLDYAINPFVAGVYAGDPEQLSIRYAFPKVFALEEKYGGLILGALRGRKERARRDETAKVSAAMFSFRQGMGTLPRALASYLSGTIRLKTTARAISFSEGRFLVAAECEGKAETIPADILVVSTPAYRAAELVRGLSESLAETLARIPYPPVAEVVFGYRQEQMGIPLDGFGFLVPEKERRRVLGTIWNSAIFPNRAPSGYVELTTFVGGARSPELVGVSDRELIEIVAGELAEIMKISGRPDFVYITRWDRAIPQYTLGYGRVLEALEGAERSYPGLYFVANYRGGIAVGDCVRSARATAERIERGLAGKT; this comes from the coding sequence ATGATGCCTGAAGTGGTCATCATCGGTGCCGGCATTTCCGGTCTCACGGTGGGATTTTTCTTGAAGAAGGCGGGATGGGCCCCGCTCATTCTGGAAGCTGACGCCGAGGTGGGCGGGACGATGAAGAGCCGTCTCATTGACGGGTTCCTCGTAGAATACGGCCCCAATAGCGCCCTCGAAACGACTCCATTATTTCGCCAGCTCTTCGAGGAAACGGGAATCAGTAGCGAGGTCACTTACGCAAATCCTGCGGCGTCGCGCCGGTATATTCTCCGCGACGGTCGGCTTCATCCCCTCCCGCTTCATCCGCTGGCGTTTCTCCGCAGCTCCCTCTGGAGCTTTCGAGGAAAGGTCCGGGTTCTCATGGAACCCTTTCAGCCCCGGGGTCAGGTCGAGGAATCGGTGGCTCAGTTTGTCCGTCGGCGGCTCGGGCAGGAATTGCTCGACTACGCGATCAACCCATTTGTCGCCGGAGTCTATGCCGGCGATCCCGAGCAGCTCAGCATTCGCTACGCTTTTCCCAAGGTATTCGCCCTCGAAGAAAAGTACGGGGGATTGATTCTCGGTGCTCTCCGTGGTCGAAAGGAACGCGCCCGGCGCGACGAGACGGCCAAAGTGTCGGCAGCGATGTTTTCCTTCCGTCAGGGAATGGGCACCTTGCCGCGCGCGCTGGCGTCGTATTTGAGCGGGACGATTCGGTTGAAAACAACGGCTCGGGCGATCTCTTTCTCCGAGGGGAGGTTTCTCGTTGCTGCCGAGTGTGAGGGGAAGGCGGAGACGATCCCGGCGGACATTCTCGTCGTCTCCACTCCGGCTTACCGAGCAGCGGAACTGGTCCGAGGTCTCTCGGAATCACTTGCAGAAACACTCGCCCGAATCCCCTATCCTCCGGTGGCGGAAGTCGTCTTCGGGTATCGCCAGGAGCAGATGGGAATTCCCCTTGATGGGTTCGGTTTCCTGGTGCCGGAAAAGGAACGACGACGTGTTCTGGGAACAATCTGGAACTCGGCCATTTTCCCGAATCGTGCTCCGTCAGGATATGTGGAACTGACCACCTTTGTCGGCGGTGCTCGCTCGCCTGAACTCGTCGGCGTGAGTGATCGGGAATTGATCGAGATCGTCGCCGGGGAACTGGCCGAGATTATGAAGATTTCCGGCCGACCCGACTTCGTCTACATCACCCGATGGGACCGGGCAATTCCCCAGTACACGCTGGGCTACGGCCGGGTTCTGGAAGCCCTTGAGGGAGCGGAACGGTCCTACCCCGGGCTCTATTTTGTGGCGAATTATCGGGGGGGGATTGCCGTGGGCGATTGCGTTCGCAGCGCCCGTGCAACGGCCGAACGAATCGAGCGCGGCCTTGCAGGAAAGACTTGA
- a CDS encoding replication-associated recombination protein A codes for MRPRTLDEVLGQEHLVGPSAPLRRMIEEDRLTSLILWGPPGTGKTTLARLIASATKAHFLAFSAVLSTIKEIRDAMIAAETRRRVYHQRTLLFVDEVHHLNKAQQDAFLPFVERGDVLFIGATTENPSFEVIAPLLSRTKVFVLKPLSVEALVTVLTRALADKERGLGREKIHISDEALHAIAVAASGDARVALTTLELAVILADRQEDGTLQVTEKVLTDALQRPLLLYDKGGEQHYNLVSAFIKSVRHSDVDAALYWLARMVESGEDPLFIARRLVILASEDIGLADPQALVQAVAAMQAVHFVGLPEAQLALTQATIYLARAKKSNAVLRAYRAAQRDALESLREPVPLHLRNPITPLMKEIGYGNGYKYAHDYAPGDPDAAMECLPESLRGRKYYEESS; via the coding sequence ATGCGTCCTCGGACGCTGGACGAGGTGCTCGGACAGGAACATTTGGTCGGTCCCTCGGCTCCGTTACGCCGCATGATTGAAGAGGATCGGCTCACGTCGCTCATCCTGTGGGGACCACCGGGGACGGGTAAAACGACGCTCGCCCGCCTGATCGCATCGGCGACCAAAGCCCATTTCCTCGCTTTCTCCGCCGTTCTCAGTACGATCAAAGAGATCCGCGACGCCATGATCGCCGCCGAGACCCGCCGTCGGGTGTATCATCAACGAACTCTTCTCTTCGTTGATGAAGTTCATCACCTCAACAAAGCTCAGCAGGATGCTTTCCTGCCATTTGTTGAGCGCGGCGATGTGTTGTTTATTGGAGCGACGACGGAGAATCCTTCCTTCGAGGTGATCGCTCCGCTGCTGTCGCGGACGAAGGTGTTTGTTCTGAAGCCGCTTTCGGTCGAAGCCCTCGTCACCGTGCTCACACGGGCGCTGGCGGATAAGGAACGCGGGCTGGGGCGAGAGAAGATTCACATCAGCGATGAAGCCCTTCATGCCATAGCCGTCGCCGCTTCGGGCGATGCTCGCGTGGCGCTCACAACGCTGGAGCTGGCTGTCATCCTCGCTGACCGGCAGGAGGATGGAACGCTTCAGGTCACGGAGAAAGTGTTGACCGATGCGCTTCAACGCCCCCTGCTCCTCTACGATAAAGGCGGCGAGCAACACTACAATCTGGTCTCCGCCTTCATCAAATCGGTGCGCCATTCCGATGTGGATGCCGCCCTCTACTGGCTGGCTCGGATGGTGGAATCGGGCGAGGATCCCCTGTTCATCGCCCGCCGATTGGTAATCCTGGCGTCGGAAGATATCGGGCTGGCCGATCCGCAGGCCCTGGTTCAGGCCGTCGCCGCCATGCAGGCCGTTCACTTCGTCGGATTGCCGGAAGCGCAACTGGCGCTCACGCAGGCGACGATCTACCTCGCCCGCGCGAAGAAATCAAATGCCGTCCTTCGCGCGTATCGAGCGGCTCAACGCGATGCTCTGGAGAGCTTGCGCGAGCCGGTTCCTCTGCACCTCCGCAATCCCATCACGCCACTCATGAAGGAAATCGGCTATGGGAACGGGTACAAATACGCCCACGATTATGCCCCGGGCGATCCCGATGCCGCGATGGAGTGTCTGCCCGAGTCGCTGCGCGGGCGAAAATATTACGAAGAATCGTCATGA
- a CDS encoding YifB family Mg chelatase-like AAA ATPase yields the protein MLFKTLSAATYGIDAYIVEVEVDLSPRAGDQSQSVFIMVGLPDAAIRESRERIRAAITNCGYFFPVHRVTVNLAPADIKKEGSSFDLPIAVGILGANGYVEGTALGDTLLTGELSLDGRVRPIRGALPMAVAARSRGIRRMILPEENAREAAVVSGLEIFPVRTLTEVMEIVTARSVPAPLRLDVNELLADINQYPVDFSEVKGQLHAKRALEIACAGGHNILMIGPPGSGKTMLAKRIPTILPPLTFEEALEVTKIHSVMGMTDTGGLVVRRPFRAPHHTISDAGLIGGGAIPRPGEVSLAHNGVLFLDELPEFDRNVLEVLRQPLEDGKVTISRAALSLTFPARFMLAAAMNPCPCGYWGSSLRSCHCTPLMIQRYLSKISGPLLDRIDIHIEVPTVRFRELATDFPSESSAAIRERVVRARQRQLERFSGDGIYCNAQMTPRLIRKYCRLDDEGQRILENAITRLGLSARAYDRILKVGRTIADLEESQDIAAHHISEAVQYRSLDRNYWT from the coding sequence ATGCTCTTCAAGACGCTGAGCGCAGCAACCTACGGGATTGATGCCTATATCGTTGAGGTTGAAGTGGACCTCTCTCCCCGTGCAGGAGATCAGTCCCAGAGCGTCTTCATCATGGTCGGATTACCCGATGCCGCCATTCGAGAGAGCCGCGAGCGCATCCGGGCAGCCATCACCAATTGCGGCTACTTTTTCCCGGTTCATCGGGTGACGGTAAATCTGGCTCCCGCCGACATCAAGAAAGAGGGATCGAGCTTTGATCTGCCCATTGCCGTCGGGATTCTCGGGGCCAACGGATATGTCGAGGGAACTGCTCTCGGTGATACGTTGCTCACGGGAGAGCTGTCTCTGGATGGTCGGGTGCGCCCGATTCGAGGAGCCTTGCCGATGGCTGTGGCGGCCCGCAGTCGAGGCATCCGGCGCATGATCTTGCCAGAAGAGAACGCCCGCGAAGCCGCCGTGGTGAGCGGCCTGGAGATCTTTCCGGTTAGGACCCTAACTGAGGTCATGGAGATCGTGACGGCGCGGTCGGTCCCTGCACCGCTTCGCCTCGATGTCAATGAACTGCTGGCCGACATCAATCAATACCCGGTGGACTTCAGCGAGGTCAAAGGCCAGCTCCATGCCAAACGGGCGCTGGAGATTGCCTGCGCCGGAGGCCATAACATTCTCATGATCGGCCCGCCAGGCAGCGGAAAAACCATGCTCGCCAAGCGCATTCCCACGATTCTGCCTCCGCTCACCTTTGAAGAAGCCCTCGAGGTGACCAAGATTCACAGCGTCATGGGTATGACCGATACCGGAGGTCTCGTCGTTCGCAGGCCTTTCCGCGCACCGCATCACACCATCAGTGATGCTGGCCTCATCGGAGGAGGAGCCATTCCTCGACCGGGAGAAGTAAGCCTCGCCCACAACGGCGTCCTCTTTCTCGATGAGCTGCCGGAATTCGATCGCAATGTGCTGGAAGTTCTTCGTCAGCCGCTCGAGGATGGGAAGGTGACGATCTCTCGAGCCGCTCTGTCTTTGACCTTTCCGGCACGGTTCATGCTCGCGGCCGCGATGAATCCCTGTCCCTGCGGTTACTGGGGATCATCGCTTCGTTCCTGCCACTGCACGCCGCTCATGATTCAGCGATACCTGTCGAAGATCTCCGGTCCTCTTCTGGATCGCATTGACATTCACATTGAGGTTCCCACGGTTCGCTTCCGCGAGCTGGCAACCGATTTTCCCAGTGAAAGCTCGGCGGCCATCCGCGAACGCGTCGTGCGAGCCCGTCAGCGACAACTGGAACGCTTCAGCGGTGACGGCATCTATTGCAACGCGCAAATGACGCCTCGACTGATTCGCAAATACTGTCGCCTGGATGACGAAGGACAGCGCATTCTGGAGAATGCGATTACTCGCTTGGGATTATCCGCCCGCGCTTATGATCGTATTTTGAAAGTTGGCCGCACCATTGCTGATCTTGAAGAAAGTCAGGACATCGCGGCTCACCATATCTCGGAAGCCGTCCAGTATCGAAGCCTCGATCGGAATTACTGGACCTGA
- the rimM gene encoding ribosome maturation factor RimM (Essential for efficient processing of 16S rRNA), with product MRDAPELIAIARIIKPRGIRGEVVADALTDRADRWTDLQRLRVETPRGESFDLELERARVSGHQVLLLFRSCRTRAEAERLRGSWVKAPPDPSPSPDPDTFYHYQLLECTVRTTSGETVGRVHDVLETGGVPLLEVIGQDGHHHLIPFATTICPTVDVAARLIVIDPPEGLLELNRSDASL from the coding sequence ATGAGGGACGCGCCGGAGCTGATCGCCATTGCTCGGATCATCAAACCACGAGGAATTCGTGGCGAAGTAGTGGCCGATGCGCTGACGGATCGAGCTGACCGGTGGACCGATCTTCAGCGTCTGCGGGTGGAAACGCCTCGGGGAGAGTCCTTTGATCTGGAACTGGAGCGGGCTCGCGTCTCCGGACATCAGGTTTTGCTTCTGTTCCGCAGCTGTCGCACGCGGGCGGAAGCAGAGCGGTTGCGCGGAAGCTGGGTGAAAGCTCCGCCAGACCCTTCTCCCTCCCCCGATCCGGACACGTTCTACCATTACCAGTTGCTGGAGTGCACCGTCAGGACGACCTCCGGCGAGACGGTCGGTCGTGTTCACGATGTGCTGGAGACCGGGGGCGTTCCTCTTCTGGAAGTCATCGGCCAGGATGGTCATCACCATCTCATTCCGTTTGCGACGACGATTTGTCCGACAGTAGATGTGGCTGCCCGGCTCATCGTGATTGATCCGCCTGAGGGACTGCTGGAACTGAATCGCTCCGATGCATCGCTTTGA
- the hemN gene encoding oxygen-independent coproporphyrinogen III oxidase, which translates to MSAVETVDLEMLKKYNRPGPRYTSYPPAPAFTSAFGPDDFRRALEENNASGSTADLSLYFHIPFCDTLCYFCGCTMLVTHRPETIRRYLDHIKREIEMVRAFIAPGRRVTQLHWGGGTPSYLSPDEIRELAGFINDRFEFVEDAEIGVEIDPRGLTYDHMKAFREMGFNRISMGVQDFDPRVQAAVNRIQPEEITCRAIEWSRALGFVSINLDFIYGLPFQTLQSFERTIEKIIALSPDRIAVFNFAYVPWLKPHQRLIKKEDLPAPEVKLQILKMTIERLTEAGYVYIGMDHFAKPDDELAVAQREKTLYRNFQGYSTRAGADLYAFGMSAISQFQNIYAQNLKELKEYYARLDAGQFATAVGYRMTEDDIIRRYVIMRLMCDMELTKIEVENRFGIIFDDYFADALEKLEEFVEDGLVEVTTDRIVVHRMGRLVIRNIAMCFDAYLEKMMRERPIFSQTV; encoded by the coding sequence ATGAGCGCCGTTGAAACGGTTGACCTCGAGATGCTGAAAAAATATAACCGGCCGGGGCCGCGATACACGAGTTATCCTCCGGCTCCCGCCTTCACCTCCGCCTTCGGGCCTGACGACTTCCGTCGAGCGCTCGAAGAAAACAACGCCTCGGGATCAACGGCGGATCTCTCGCTCTATTTCCACATCCCGTTTTGCGACACGCTCTGCTACTTCTGCGGCTGTACCATGCTGGTGACGCATCGCCCGGAAACGATTCGCCGCTATCTCGATCACATCAAGCGAGAGATCGAGATGGTTCGCGCCTTCATCGCTCCCGGTCGTCGGGTGACACAACTGCACTGGGGTGGGGGGACGCCCTCCTACCTCTCGCCGGATGAGATCCGGGAGCTGGCCGGATTTATCAACGACCGATTCGAATTCGTCGAGGATGCAGAAATCGGCGTCGAGATTGATCCCCGGGGACTGACCTACGACCACATGAAGGCGTTCCGGGAGATGGGGTTCAATCGCATCAGTATGGGCGTGCAGGATTTCGATCCTCGCGTGCAGGCGGCCGTCAACCGAATCCAGCCGGAAGAGATCACCTGTCGAGCGATCGAGTGGTCGCGGGCGCTCGGGTTTGTGAGCATCAATCTCGATTTCATCTACGGGCTGCCCTTTCAAACGCTGCAGTCGTTTGAGCGCACCATCGAGAAGATCATCGCGCTTTCGCCCGACCGCATCGCTGTGTTCAATTTCGCCTACGTCCCCTGGCTCAAGCCCCATCAGCGCCTCATCAAGAAGGAGGATTTACCTGCGCCGGAAGTGAAGCTCCAGATTCTCAAAATGACAATTGAGCGGCTGACCGAAGCGGGCTACGTCTACATCGGCATGGATCATTTCGCCAAACCCGACGATGAGCTGGCCGTGGCGCAGCGGGAGAAGACGCTCTATCGCAATTTCCAGGGATATTCGACGCGGGCCGGGGCCGATCTTTATGCCTTCGGCATGTCAGCCATCAGCCAGTTCCAGAACATCTACGCTCAGAACCTCAAGGAGCTGAAGGAATACTACGCCCGCCTCGATGCGGGGCAATTCGCCACGGCCGTTGGCTATCGGATGACTGAAGATGACATCATCCGTCGCTACGTCATCATGCGGCTCATGTGCGATATGGAGCTGACGAAGATCGAAGTGGAGAATCGCTTCGGCATCATCTTCGACGACTACTTTGCTGATGCGCTGGAAAAGCTGGAGGAATTCGTCGAGGATGGCCTCGTCGAGGTGACCACGGATCGCATCGTTGTTCACCGGATGGGGCGACTCGTCATTCGCAACATTGCCATGTGTTTCGATGCTTATCTGGAGAAGATGATGAGGGAACGGCCCATCTTCTCCCAGACCGTTTGA
- the hemE gene encoding uroporphyrinogen decarboxylase, whose translation MNGACANGASAAPRVLVTRAHGQAEEFGAALRRFGLEPIFLPTIEVTEPESWEACDRAIAELADYTDLIFTSANGVRFFLDRCQRFLDVTLLAGKTFHAVGIKTQRAIQSYGFTVSALPDRATARDLAERIAAHPQSVEKRFLFPHGDLSDEAWVHELIARGVRIDPVVVYRTVKANVTPEQREAVRRMLYRGEIAVVSFFSPSAVRHFLDLFPDFLQRATAHIAVIGETTARACQAAGLTVTIRAGETRDEATAEALARSIREALTIAQPIVRAEQNPGPRNDLFLRACRREPTERTPIWLMRQAGRYLPEYRAIRQKYDFLTMCRTPEIAVEVTLQPVARFGVDAAILFSDILLVVEAMGLTLTIEEDHGPRIETPLRSATDIAALVAADPSEKLGYVLEAIRLTRRALDGRVPLIGFAGAPWTLLAYMLEGSGTKDFLRARTFLYSEPRLAQAALEKIAHTVANFLLAQIEAGADAVQLFDTWAGMLAYDQWREFACAANRQVIESIKAVVGERVPVILFSKGTGAWIEEMLDTGCDVVSLDWTVDLGWARARVRDRAALQGNLDPVILLAPPERVQEEARKVLTRFGPGHGHIFNLGHGVLPSTPLENVGVLVETVKSESPKYHGSECRPERASADRV comes from the coding sequence GTGAACGGTGCTTGTGCCAACGGGGCGAGCGCAGCTCCGAGGGTTCTGGTTACCCGTGCGCATGGGCAAGCGGAGGAATTCGGAGCAGCCCTTCGTCGGTTCGGACTCGAGCCGATTTTTTTACCGACGATCGAGGTCACCGAGCCGGAGTCGTGGGAGGCGTGCGATCGTGCCATCGCCGAGTTGGCCGACTACACCGATCTGATTTTCACCAGTGCCAACGGAGTGCGCTTTTTCCTCGATCGCTGCCAGCGCTTTCTCGATGTGACTCTGCTCGCCGGCAAGACCTTTCACGCCGTCGGGATCAAGACACAAAGGGCCATCCAATCATACGGGTTCACCGTCAGTGCACTACCGGATCGGGCCACTGCTCGAGACCTGGCGGAGCGAATCGCCGCTCATCCGCAGTCGGTGGAGAAACGATTCCTTTTTCCTCACGGGGACCTGAGCGATGAGGCATGGGTTCACGAGCTGATCGCTCGTGGGGTGAGGATTGATCCCGTCGTCGTCTACCGAACGGTGAAGGCAAATGTCACCCCCGAACAGAGGGAAGCCGTCCGACGGATGCTCTATCGGGGAGAAATCGCGGTGGTGAGTTTTTTCAGCCCGTCGGCGGTGAGACATTTTCTCGATCTGTTTCCGGATTTTCTCCAGCGGGCAACGGCCCATATAGCCGTCATCGGAGAAACGACGGCGCGAGCCTGCCAGGCGGCGGGCCTGACGGTCACGATCCGCGCGGGAGAGACCCGCGACGAGGCCACCGCTGAAGCCCTCGCGCGATCCATCCGGGAAGCTCTCACCATTGCTCAGCCCATCGTCCGGGCGGAGCAGAACCCGGGACCCCGGAACGATCTTTTCCTTCGCGCCTGCCGCCGGGAGCCCACCGAACGCACCCCCATCTGGCTCATGCGCCAGGCCGGTCGGTATCTGCCGGAATATCGGGCAATCCGACAAAAGTACGATTTTCTCACCATGTGCCGGACGCCGGAGATCGCGGTCGAGGTCACGTTGCAACCCGTTGCGCGGTTTGGCGTGGATGCAGCCATCCTTTTTTCCGACATTCTCCTGGTGGTGGAAGCGATGGGGCTCACGCTGACCATCGAGGAGGATCATGGGCCGCGCATCGAGACGCCCCTTCGCAGCGCGACCGATATCGCGGCGCTCGTCGCTGCCGATCCATCGGAAAAATTGGGCTACGTCCTCGAGGCGATTCGTCTGACCAGGCGCGCACTCGATGGCCGCGTCCCCCTCATCGGATTCGCCGGTGCGCCCTGGACGCTCCTGGCCTATATGCTCGAGGGGAGCGGGACGAAAGATTTCCTTCGAGCCCGAACGTTTCTCTACTCGGAACCGCGACTGGCTCAGGCGGCGCTTGAGAAGATTGCTCATACGGTAGCGAATTTTCTGCTCGCTCAGATTGAAGCGGGGGCCGATGCCGTGCAACTGTTCGATACATGGGCCGGAATGCTGGCCTACGATCAATGGCGCGAGTTCGCCTGCGCGGCCAATCGTCAGGTCATCGAGAGCATCAAGGCGGTGGTGGGCGAGCGCGTCCCGGTGATCCTCTTTTCCAAAGGAACGGGAGCGTGGATCGAGGAGATGCTCGACACGGGCTGTGACGTCGTGAGCCTCGATTGGACGGTGGATCTCGGTTGGGCTCGTGCCCGCGTGCGAGACCGAGCAGCCCTGCAAGGGAATCTCGACCCGGTGATTCTCTTGGCCCCGCCGGAGCGGGTGCAGGAAGAGGCGCGGAAGGTCCTCACTCGATTTGGGCCGGGACATGGCCACATCTTCAATCTCGGTCATGGGGTTTTGCCTTCGACCCCGCTGGAGAATGTGGGCGTGCTGGTGGAAACCGTCAAGAGTGAAAGCCCGAAGTATCACGGCTCCGAGTGTCGCCCCGAGCGCGCGAGCGCCGACAGGGTGTGA
- the trmD gene encoding tRNA (guanosine(37)-N1)-methyltransferase TrmD, whose translation MRFDILTIFPDMFTGPFEHGIIRRARQQGIIQVFIHDLRDFTEDKHRTVDDRPFGGGEGMVLKPEPIFRAVESLVGGAVDRATTAVILLSPQGTTLTQSLVEELARYRWVILICGRYEGVDERVAEHLATHEISIGDYVLTGGEIPAMVLVDALTRLQPASLGRETSAARDSFSPGQGGILDHPHYTRPAEFRGYRVPEVLLSGDHAAIARWRRRKALEKTLRYRPDLLERARLNDEDRALLEELRKELHNPSSTG comes from the coding sequence ATGAGGTTTGATATTCTCACCATCTTTCCCGATATGTTTACCGGGCCGTTTGAACACGGCATTATCCGGCGTGCGCGGCAGCAGGGGATCATCCAGGTATTTATCCACGATCTGCGCGATTTCACCGAGGACAAACATCGAACTGTTGATGACCGGCCTTTCGGCGGTGGTGAAGGAATGGTCCTCAAACCCGAACCCATTTTCCGGGCGGTAGAATCACTCGTCGGGGGCGCAGTGGATCGGGCGACGACAGCCGTCATTTTGCTGTCCCCTCAAGGAACCACGCTGACCCAGAGTCTGGTGGAAGAGCTGGCTCGATATCGGTGGGTGATTTTGATTTGCGGGCGGTACGAGGGTGTGGATGAGCGTGTGGCCGAGCACCTGGCGACGCACGAAATTTCCATTGGCGATTATGTTCTCACCGGCGGAGAGATTCCGGCGATGGTGCTTGTTGATGCACTGACCCGACTCCAACCGGCCTCGCTGGGACGCGAGACGTCGGCGGCGCGAGACAGTTTCTCTCCCGGCCAGGGAGGAATTCTCGATCATCCGCACTACACGCGGCCCGCGGAGTTTCGCGGCTATCGTGTACCGGAGGTCCTTTTGTCCGGTGACCATGCTGCCATTGCCCGATGGCGCCGACGCAAAGCCCTGGAGAAAACGCTGCGGTATCGCCCGGACCTGCTCGAGCGCGCCCGCCTCAATGACGAAGACCGCGCACTGCTTGAGGAACTGAGGAAAGAACTTCACAATCCGTCCTCAACGGGCTAA
- a CDS encoding KH domain-containing protein has protein sequence MRDLVEMIAKALVDYPDQVEVKEVEGEATTVLELRVAPADLGKVIGKEGRTARAIRTILGAAGMKLKKRFVLEILE, from the coding sequence ATGAGGGATCTGGTTGAAATGATCGCTAAAGCGCTGGTGGACTACCCTGATCAAGTCGAGGTGAAGGAAGTCGAGGGCGAAGCCACGACCGTTCTGGAACTGCGAGTTGCTCCTGCTGATCTGGGAAAGGTCATCGGTAAAGAAGGTCGGACTGCCCGAGCTATCCGCACCATCTTGGGAGCTGCCGGGATGAAGCTGAAAAAGCGCTTCGTGCTTGAAATTCTCGAATGA
- the rpsP gene encoding 30S ribosomal protein S16 — MVAIRLMRMGAKKRPFYRIVVAEKRSKRDGKCIDVIGHYDPLKQPAAVTIDRERLNYWLAQGAQPTETVRRLIKRVSN, encoded by the coding sequence TTGGTAGCAATACGATTGATGCGAATGGGGGCCAAGAAAAGGCCCTTCTATCGAATTGTGGTGGCCGAGAAGCGGTCAAAACGGGATGGTAAATGTATTGATGTCATCGGCCACTATGATCCGTTGAAGCAGCCGGCAGCCGTGACGATTGACCGAGAGCGGCTCAACTACTGGCTCGCTCAGGGAGCCCAGCCGACGGAGACGGTTCGGCGGCTGATCAAGCGGGTCAGCAATTAA
- the rpsU gene encoding 30S ribosomal protein S21, protein MALIVVNEGESIEMALRRFKRRVQQEDIIKEIKKHSYYLKPGEKRRLKSALARKRSRRRQKREAE, encoded by the coding sequence GTGGCCCTGATTGTCGTCAATGAAGGAGAGTCAATCGAAATGGCACTCCGGCGCTTCAAGCGCCGGGTCCAACAAGAAGACATCATCAAAGAGATCAAGAAGCATTCCTACTACCTCAAGCCGGGCGAAAAGCGCCGGTTGAAATCGGCTCTGGCGCGTAAGCGCAGTCGGCGCCGGCAAAAACGCGAAGCGGAATAA